From the genome of Corallococcus macrosporus DSM 14697:
CGTTCTCGATGCGGTCCACCGTGCTCCGGTTGAGCAGGGGCTTCATCTTCACCCAATAGTCCGTGAGGCAGCAGAAGACCACGACCGCGCGAGGCACCTTGCTCGCGATGGCCGCGAGGCTGTTCATCGCGCGCCGGAAGGAGTTCTCCATCTGCGGACGCTGCTCGAAGTCGCTGACGTCCTCGACCTGGTCCACGCACAGCACGAGCGCCTGTCCCAGGCCGCCCATCAGGCGCCCCAGGTGCTCCACCATTCGCGCCGGTGCGTCGTCGGCGGTCCGGGGAATGAGGTTGCCGATGACGCGCTGGTCCGCCTCGGACAGGCTCTCGCAGCGCAGCCAGTGGAAGATGCGGCGGTTGAGGCGGGGATCTCTCCGATGCAGGTAGATGAGGGCGCGCAGCAGGTCGACTTCCACGTCCCGGAAGCGCGGGTCCATCAGCAGCTCGTCCGCCACGACCCGGATGGTGCCGTGCAGCTCCTCGCCCTCCAGGATCTGCTCATCCTTGAGGTGCAGCGCGTAGGCGCTGGTGCACTGGGCCATCAGTGCATCCGACAGGTGCATCAGCCCGCTGTCGTCATCGTCGCCCGCCTCATCGAAGGGCTTGTCCAGGGAGTCGATGAGGTTGGACAGGATGTAGCGGTCGTACTGCGTCACGTCGACGGTCATCGGCATGTAGCCGACGAAGCCCTGGCGCTGCCCGTGGGCGGTGTTCCGGAAGGCACGAACCAGGTGCGTCTTGCCGCTGCCTGACTCACCGAGCAGGAGCAGCAGTTTGCCGGCGCTCGGAGGCGAGTCTGACGAGGCCTTGTCGAGCAGCCGCTTGAAGGCCCGTCGTGCCGGCGCGTTGAGGGTCTCCACGTCGTACGGGTCCGCCTGCCAGATGTGCTGGCCTTGTTCGACGCTGGTGAAGACCTCGCGGGAATCGTCGAGGAAGGGTTCGAGACGGGGGTCGTTGGCCACGGGGCGCTCCTGGGTTCGGGCTAGACGACAACGAAGTGGAAGCTGGCGCCGAAGGACTGGACCTCGGATTCGGCCACGTCCTTCGGATCCATGGCGGACACGAGGTCCGCGCGCGTCAGGGACAACAGGCGGGTGCGGTTGGCTTCCAGGAGCGCCGCGTTGAAGGCCTCGCGGGTGCGCCACTCGGGTTGGAGGGCCTTCCACACGTGGGAGATGAAGACCTTGTTCGCGCCGAAGCGGCCCGTGGGCAGGTCGCGGGCGACCGACAGCACGCGCTCGGCGAAGGCGGCCGGGGCAGCCTGCGCCTCCGAGCCCGGCGCCGCTCGGACCTCCGGTTCATCCTCGGAAGCGTCGTCTGCCTGCGCGACAGCGAACCGCCGCAGCAGCGACAGCCTCACGACCTCCGCGTCCGCGCGGGAGGCGCCGGCCGCACGGGCCGCCAACTGCTCCACGCCCTTGCGCGGGTCCTTCGTCTCCGTGTCCAGCATCTTCCCGAGCAAGTGCGCCTGCACCGCGCTCAAGGTGAAGGGCCGGTCCGTCTCGACACCGAGCTCCCGCCACAAGAGCCGGTCCCGCGTCTGCGCCAGCGTGAGACCTTCCTCGGCATCCAGTCCGTGCTGTCGCTGGAGCGCGGCGGCGCGAACGCCGTCCGCGTCCTTCATCCGCGCCACCACGGCCTTCGAGGCCGGCAGGTCCAGGCTGAGCGCCACCAGGTGGGTCGCCTTCAGCTTCTGCCACGTCAGCCCGCGCGGCGGCTGGTCCAGGTGGAGGAAGCGCAGCACGGCCGTCCGCCCCGTGGGCGTCAGCTCCAGGCCGCTGCGTCCGCGCAGGGCCACCGTCCCACCGCCCAGCAGCGACTCCAGCAATGACTCGAAGCGGGCTTTCCATTCCGAGCGGCTGAGCCGGTGCTCCACGAAGGGCCGGAGCGCCGCCTCCAGTTCCTTGCGCGTCCCACGCCGCTCACCGCGCGTCATGAGCCAGGACAAGGCAATGCCTGACAGCCGCTGCTCAGCGCTTCCCATTCGATGCGTCCTTCCCGGTGAGCTCACCCCTGCGGGTGGCAATCAACGTGTCGAGTGTTTCCAGAATCTCTTCCAGCCGCGTCACCACGTCGTCCGCGAGGAAGCGGACCACCCAGTAGCCCGCGCGCTGGAGGGCGACGTCCTTGCGCCGGTCCCGGCGGAAGCCATCCGGGCTGCGGAAGTGGAAGTAGCCGTCAATCTCCACGGCCAGGTGCAGCGCCCTGCAGAGCAGGTCCACCTCCAGCGCCCGGCCACCGTCACCCAGGTCCAACGTGTCATTGAGGACGAAGAGGCCCCGGGTGGGGGCATGCTCCTGGAGCCGGGCGTGCAGGAAGCGCTCCGCCTCGCTCCGCGCGCGGCCATTGGCTTCACGGGAGGCGGAGGCGATGGTGCGCACCGCTGATTCGTAGAGCGCGACCACCTGCGCGGACGAGCCCTCTTGCCGGAGCCGGGCGGCCGTGGAGGCCACCACCGCTTCGGGGAACTCGGGGGCATCCTCGTCGGGCGCCGGCTCCGCCAGGTCCAGCCGGCCCTCCCGCAGCATGGCGAGGGCATGCGACTCCTCGCGCCGGAGGTGCTCGGCGAGGACCTCGGTGGAGAGCACGCAGCCCGTGGTGAGCGCGGGGGCCGCGGAGCACAGCGCCGCGGCGGTCCTGAGCGCTCGGAAGTCGGAGGCGCTGGACCGGACGCGCAGGGCCGGCGTGTTGGCGGCGGGCACCATGGCCATCAACGCCTGGAGGGCCGGCAGCGGCGCTCGGCCGATGGCCTGGCCGACCACGTCCGGGAGGGCACCGGACGGCGTCGAGACGGGGCTCTCCAGGAGGGCCCGGCACAGCTCCCAGGCCGCGGACTGGCCCTGCGGAGGCGTCAGGCCTTCCATCAACACCCGCCGCTGGTGCGCCGTCTTGCCCCGGAACTGGAGCATCCGGGCCTGCCCCTGGGGCTGTGAGCGAGCGACGAACGCCTCCGCGTCCCCCACCAGGTCCCGCTCCCTGGCGATCGCCGCCGCCCACGCGGAGACGACCGCCCGCACGTCGTCGCCGTCCACGAGGACGACGCTCTGGCCCCGGCGCTGAAGCCATTCTGTCCAGACACGCAGCGCCCGCTCCGGTGGCCCGACGAGCGTGCTCAGCGTTGCAATGCCTTGCGCGCGTCTCCGGGCGTGGCGGTCCAGCGCGTCGAGAAGCGCGGCATCCAGTGTCGGCTGCAAGCCATTTCCCCCAAGGTCGCGTGGATGTCTGCCATCACGGCGGGTTGGAAGCCTGCTCCCCTCCCGGACTTCGTTGCAACCCCCGGGGGAGGTATGGACAGACGCAACGCATTGTGCTCGGGCGAGTCAGACATCACATCCCAGAGGTCTTTTGGACCCCCGTGTCTGCAATTCCTGATATGCGTGTCAATGACTCACGCCTCTTCGACACCCAGCGCCGCGCGCAGCTCGGGCATCCGGGCCAGCGGCACCGCGCCGAAGACGAAGCGGTCCGGCCGCACCACGGCCACGTCCGCGCCATGCTCCCGGAACCACTCCGACAGCCTGCCGGTGTGGTCCTCCACGCTGTCCACGTCCACCCCCGGCACCCCCGCGGAGCGCACGGTGACGGCGCGGGCGCCCAGGGACTCGGCCAGCTCGCGAGCCACCTCCGTCCCCGGGCTGCCGCCCCGGCTCAGCACCGCGAAGCCGGAGCCGAGGCTGTCATCCAGCAGGCGCTCCTCGCCGGACGCGCGGCGCACGCGAGGCTGCGGAAGGTAGCTGCCCTCCGCGGCCCTGCGGCCCGAGCGGCGGCCTCCCAGCAGCCATCCTTCTTCAATGGACGGCGCCGGCTTGAACTGGACGCCCTCCACGAAGCGGCGCGCGGCGGGAATGGCCTGGAGGCCCCGGAGCACCGTGTCCCGGACCCAGGCCATGGGCGTGCTGCGCGAGGTGAACACCGCGCCCAGCCGCGCGGTGGCGTCGAGCAGGGCGCGCACGTGCGGACGGCGCTCCACCGCATAGGTGTCCAGCAGGGCCTCGGGGGCGCGGCCCTGAATCACCCAGGCCAGCTTCCACGCGAGGTTCGCCGCGTCTCGCAGGCCCGACACCAGGCCCTGGCCCATGAAGGGCGGGAGCTGGTGGGCCGCGTCACCCGCCAGGAAGGTCCGGCCCACCTGCCAGCGCCGCGCCACCAGCGAGTGGAAGCGGTAGAGCTGCGCGCGCTCCACCGTCACCCGGTCCGGATTCACATAGGGCCCAATCAGGCGGCGAATCGTGCCGGGCTGCGTCATCTCCTCGCCCGTCTCGCCCAGGCGCAGGCGGAACTCCCAGCGGAAGCGCCCCAAGGGCCCTCGCCCGACGAAGCCGGGGCGGACCGGGTCGCAGACGACGTGACACTCGGGATGCGCGTCCTCGTCCGCCACGGTGCCACAGATGGCAATCCACGGCTCCTGCTCCCCGCGCCCCTCCATGGGGATGCCGAGCAGCGCGCGGACCGTGCTCCGCCCACCGTCACACGCCACCAGGTAGCGGGCGCGCACCCGGCGCCGCTCGCCCGAAGGGGACGTGCGGTAGCACACGGTGACGCCCGCGCCGTCCTGCTCCAGCGACTCCACGTCCGTGCCGGTGCGCAGCTCGGTGCCGGCGAAGCGCCCGAGCCCCTCGCGCAGGGCCTTCTCCAGCAGCGGCTGGTGGAAGAACCAGACGGGCGTGTAGCCGTAGCCGAAGTCCACCTCGCCCAGGGGGAGCCGGGCAATGGGCTGGCCGCCCACGCCGGTGAAGGTGACGTGGCGGCCCTGGCGCAGGTCCGGCTTCAGCGCGTCCAGGAGGCCGGCGGCCTGGTAGATGCGCAGGGCCTCGTCGTCACAGGAGAAGGCCCGCGGCTGGCCGTGTGGCGCGGCCTCCCGTTCCAGGACGAGCACGCGCACACCCTGGAGTCCCAGGAGGTTGGCGGTGAGCACGCCCACCGGGCCAGCCCCCGCGATGACCACATCCACTTCCTCGATGTCCGCCGACATGGACTTCCCCCCGGAAGCAGGTCCGCTGGGGAGAAGTCTAACGTCTCTAGGCCCCCGCGGGGAGGATGGGCGCCGATTCGCGGTAGATGCGCAGCGTGTCCGCCACGCTGTGGCGGTACTCGAAGCCCGTGGCGTCCAGGAGGCGGCGGTTGTCCACGACGATGGGGAAGCGCAGGTGGTCCAGCGCGCCCACCGACAGGCGGGGGAGGCCCGCCCGGCCCAGCAGCAGCGACAGCAGCGGCGCGGGCAATGGCACCGCGGTGCGCCCCGTCTCCCGGACGATGACGGACAGCGGAATCGGCGGCGGGCCGGCCACGTTGAAGATGCCCCGGACCTGCTTCTCCAGCGCCAGCGTCAACGCCGTCACCACGTCCTCCTCCTGCAGGACGTGGAACAGCGGGTCGTACCCGAGCACCAGGGGCACGCGCCGGCCCTTGAGGAAGGAGGACAGCGTGCCGGTGCCGGGGGCCCCCAGGGTGTAGGGCAGCCGCAGCACGGCCGTGGTCATCTTCGGCAGGCGCCACAGCGCGGTCGCCGCGTACAGGTCGGCGGCCACCAGGTCCGCCAGCTCGGGAATCGCCTCCAGCGCGCGGGGCGGCTCGTCCTCGGAGTGGTACAGCGGCGAGTCCGGCGCGGCGCCGTAGAAGGTGTGCCGCCCCACGAAGAGGACCTGCTTCACGCCGTGGGCCGCGCAGTGGTCGAACACCGCCTTGGTGCCGTCCAGGTTGATGCGCCCGCGCTCCTTGCCCGGCACGGTGAAGGCGGTGACGGTGGCCATGTGCACCACGGCCTCGGGGCGCCAGCGGCGGAAGACGTCCTCCGCGGCGCGCTTGCGCACGTCGCCCCGGTACACCTGGATGCCGGCCGCGTGGGCCTCCGCCCAGGGCCGGGTGTCGATGCCCGCCACCTGATGTCCGCGCGCGTGCAGGTGCAGCGCGAGCTGGCGGGCGATGCCTCCGGAGATGCCTGGAATCAGCACCCTCATGGCAGCAGGTTCCTCCCCAGCCGCCGACTGTGCCGCTGCGCGCGGCCGCGCTCGATGAGCCCCGCGATGCGCTGCTTCACCTTCTCCACATAGCCCTCGATGACGTGGTCCTCCTCGTCCCCGGTGCCGTGGAAGACGAGCGGCTCGCCGTAATGGATTTCCAACTGCACCGGCAGGGGCAGCGGCAACAGGTAGGGCGTCAACGGGACGTAGGGCACGCCGAGCAGCTTGCCCAGCGTGTACGCGTTGAACACCGTGGGGACGGCCGAGCCGCCACCCAGGAACGCGAAGGGGATGATGGGCGAGCGCGTCTGGAGGGCCAGGCGGACGAAGCCGGTGCCGAAGTCCACCAGGGAGTAGCGCTCGTTGTAGAGCTTGGCCGTGCCGCGCGCGCCCTCGGGGAAGATCATCAGCAGCCGGTCGTCTTCCAGCAGCCGCCTGGCGTGCTCGGGCAACCCGATGAACTGCCCGGTGCGGCTGGCCCACAGCGAGGACACGGGGAAGTTGTGGAGGAAGCGCTCCACCATGCCCTGCGCCAGCCGGGGCGGGTCCATCTCCAGCATGGTGGACGTCAGCACCATGGCGCCGTCCACCGCCACGCCGCCGGAGTGGTTGCCCACGAGCATTCCGCGGCCCCGCGGGGGGATGTGCTCCACGCCGTAGCAGCGCACGCGGAAGTAGTAGCGGTAGATGGCGCCGAAGACGCGCAGCGCATGTTTCACGTGAGACTTGGAGATGCCGTACGGGTCGACGCCGAATTCGTTGAACGGCAATTCCAGCCGGTCCACCCGGGCTTCCAATGAGTCGGTCAGGGCCACGGCGGCACCGTAGCACCCCGCCGTGCCCGGCCCCGCCGCTTTCCACGCCGGGTTCGTTGGGCACCGGCCGGGTGTTGAGCCATACTCGCTCGCGCGCCCCCCAAGCCCCCCAGCCATGACACACCAGGACGAACTCGCCATCGAGGTGAAGGGATTGGTCAAGCGCTTCGGCGACGTCACCGCCGTGGACGGAGTCGACCTGGACATCCGCCGCGGCGAGTGCGTGGGCCTCCTGGGCCCCAACGGCGCGGGCAAGACGACCACCGTGGAAATCCTCGAGGGCCTCCAGACGGCCACCTCGGGAGAGGTGCGGCTGCTGGGCCTGCGCTGGGAGAAGGACGCGGCGGCCCTGCGGGAGCGCATTGGCATGACGCTCCAGGAGACGCGGCTGGTGGACCAGCTCACGGTGGAGGAGATGGTCCGGCTGTTCACCTCCTTCTACCCCCGCCCCCTGGAGGTCGAGGCGCTCATCGGGCTGGTGCAACTGGGCGAGAAGCGCCATGCCCGGGTGGGCAAGCTGTCTGGCGGCCAGAAGCAGCGGCTGGCGCTGGCGCTGGGCCTGGCGGGCGACCCGGAGGTGCTCTTCCTGGACGAGCCCACCACGGGCCTGGACCCCCAGTCCCGCCGCGCGTTGTGGGACGTGGTGGCGCAGCTCAAGGCGCGCGGTTGCACCGTGGTGTTGACCACGCATTACATGGATGAGGCCGAGGTGCTGTGCGACCGGCTGGTCATCATCGACCGGGGCCGGGTGATTGCGCGCGGGACGCCGCGGGACATCATCACCTCGCTGGGCGCCGAGCAGGTCATCGAGCTGGAGGCGGCGCCAGCGCCCGACCTGGAGCGGCTGCGCCCGCTGCCGGCGGTGGTGGCCGCCCAGCGGCACGCCAGCCGCATCACCCTGCGCGTGCGGGAGCTGCACCTGGCGCTGCCGGAGGTGCTGCGCGAAATCTCCGCGGCGGGCGGCCAGCTCCTGCACCTGTCCACCCGGCGTCCCACGCTGGATGACGTCTTCATCGACATGACGGGCCGCTCCCTGCGCGAGTCCGCGGAAGAGAAGGCGGCCTGATGAGCGCCCTGGGCCAGTTGGTGTTGATGCGGCTGCGCATGGTGATGCGGCAGCCCGAGGTGGTGTTCTGGACGTTCGTCTTCCCCGTCGTCACCACGCTGTTCCTGGGGCTGGCGTTCCGGAACGACGCCCTGGGCCCGGTGCGCGTCGCCGTGGCGGACGGGGCGGGCGCGCAGGCCCTGGTGGCGAAGCTGGAGGGCGTGCCGGAGCTGTCCGCCGAGGTCGCGGATGAGGTCTCCGCCCGGCGGCGGCTGGCGCGCGGGCAGCTCTCCCTGGTGCTGCTGCCGGGCGCGGTGCCGGAGGCGCTGGTGGACCCCAGCCAGCCAGAGGGCCGCACCGCGCGGCTCCTGGTGGCGCAGGCGCTCGCGGCGCCGGAGGGCACCCCCGCTCCCGAAGTGATGAAGGCCACGCCGGTGTCCGAGCCGGGCAACCGCTACGTCGACTTCCTCATCCCCGGGTTGCTGGGCCTGTCGCTGATGTCCAGCAGCCTGTGGGTGGTGGCGGGCTCGCTGGTGGCGATGCGCGGAGGCAAGCTGCTCAAGCGGCTGGCCGCCACGCCCATGCGGCGCTCCCACTTCTTCATGTCCTACTTGCTGGCGCGCGTGGGGTTCGCGCTGGCGGAGATTCTCTTCTTCTGCGCCTTCGCGCGCTGGCTCTTCAGCGTGCCCATGTTCGGCAGCTACTTCACGCTGACGCTCGTGGGGCTCGCCGGGGCGATGTGCTTCGCCTCGGTGGGCGTGTTGGTGGCCACCCGCGCGCGGACGGAGGAGGCGGTGGGCGGGCTCGTCAACCTCGTCTCGCTGCCGATGATGTTCGTCTCCGGCGTCTTCTTCGCGTCCGGGAACTTCCCCTCCTGGTTGCAGCCCGTCATCCGGGCCCTGCCGCTCACGGCCATCAATGACTCGCTGCGGGCCGTCATGCTGGAGGGCGCGGGCCTGGCGTCGCTGGGCCCGCCCATGCTGGTGCTGGCCGTGTGGACCGTCGTGCCATTGGTGCTGGCCCTTCGCTGGTTCCGCTGGACGTAGCCGTCAAGGAGCGCTGCTTCGTGTCACAGCCTGTTTCCGCGCCGTCGCCCGCCTTCGTCCAACAGCTCAACTTCCACGCGCGAGACGCCAGCAACGAGGCCGCGGCGCTCCAGGCCGCCTTCTCGCTCGGCCTCTTCGGACACCTTCCGGAGACGGGCGCGGGCGCGCCGGTGCCTCTGGATGCGCTCGCGAAGCGGGTGGGGGGCACCTGGCGGGGGACGCGCTCCGTCGTCGAGCCGCTGGTGGCGCTCGGCTTCGTCCACCTGGAGGACGGGAAGGGCTACTCGCTGCCCGCGGCGACCGCGGCCTTCCTCCGGGATGAGGCCTTCACCGCGAAACTGCGGGAGGCGAGGCGCTGGTGGCACCCGCTGGCGCTGCTGTCCCAGGCCGTGCGCGCTGGCGGCCCCGTGGCGTGGGGCGGAGGGACGTGGGACGTGCTCGGGTGGTACCGCGCGCTGTTCCTGGCGCCGCCTCCCTCCACCCCGAGCGCGGAGGCCCGGGACTTCCATGACCGCTTCGCCCGGAACCCCGCGCGCACCCTGGCGCTGGTGGCGGCCGGGGAGCTGGACGTGCTGGCCCGCCTGGTGCGTGGGCCCGTCACGCTGGACGCGCTGGCGCGGGACGTGGGCGCTTCCGCCGAGGCGCTGGAGGTGCTGCTCGGCGCCCTGGCGGCCATGGGCATTGCCCAGGCCCATGACGCGGGCTGGGGCTTCACCGAGGCCGCGGGCCGCGCGCTGGACGCCCAGAGCCTGCCGTACTTCCAGCGGGCGCTGCCGGCGACCATGGCCTACTGGGAGGCGCTGGGGCACCTGGACGAGGCGGTGCGCGAGCAGCGCTTCCGGTTGGACCTGCGCGACCCGGAGACGGCGCGGCGCATCTACCAGGAGAACGCCTCGCGCATCTCCAGCATCTTCGCCTCGCACCTGCGGCTGAGCCGGCAGGCCGCGGCGCTGGTGCGCTCGATGCGGCCGCTGGCACAGGCGCGGGTGCTGGACGTGGGCACGGGCTCGGGCGTGTGGGGCGCGGCCTTCGGGTTGGCGGACCCCACGTCGCACGTGACGTACCTGGATTCGCCCCACGTGCTGGACGCGGTGCGCCCCCACCTGGCGAAGCTGAAGCTGGAGGCCCGCTCCGAGCTGTGGGCGGGGGACTGCCTCTCGGTGGACTACGGCGAGTCCCGCTTCGACGTCATCCTGCTGCCGCAAATCATCCCCGCGCTGCCGTCAGCGGAGCTGCCCGGCTTCTTCGCGCGGCTGGCCCGGGCGCTGCGTCCCGGCGGGCTGCTGCTCATCTCCGGCTACCTGCTGACGGACCGGCGCGACGGTCCGCTGGACGCGCTCTACTTCGCGCTGCGCCGCTACGTGACGAACGAGGGGGACGTGCTGTCGCTGCCGGAGTTCCGCGCGCTGCTGGGGCCGGTGGGCCTCACGCAGGCGCGTGGCTTCGACATGCCCATCCAGCAGGTCGTCATCGCCCACCGGGGCGACGTCGCGTGGCCGGCCGCCGCCCCCGCCGCCTGATTCCTTTTCGGGAGCATCATGGAACCGCTGCGTACCTTCTTCATGGAGGACTACCTGGAGGGCTCGCGCTTCACCGCGCGCTTCAACCTGGGGGAGTCCGGTGGACGCCCCGTCACCGTGGGCGAGCTGCTCCTCGGCTCGGGCGTCAGCGCCGAGCGCGCCGCCGAGGTGTTCCTCTCCACGCCCCTCAACGACAGCCCCAACTGGGGCCGCGCGGACCTGCGCGACGCGGTGGCGGCGATGCACCCGGGCGCCACCCGCGACAACGTCCTCATCACCACCGGCACCAGCGAGGCGCTGCTGCTGCTCTTCCGCCAGCTCCGCCCACGCAAGGTGGCCCTGGCCTGGCCCGCCTTCCAGCTCCTCTACGAGCTGCCCCAGCGGCAGGGCGCGGAGGTGGTGCGGCTGCCCGTGTGCTGGGACACGCGCGGCGTTCCGTCCGTGGACGCGGACCTGTGGCTGGAGCGGCTGGAGCGCGAGCAGCCCGACACCGTCATCATCAACAACCCGCACAACCCCAGCGGCCTGGTGCTGGACGCGGAGTTGCTGGCGGCGGTGGACCGGTGGGCGGAGCGGACGGGCGCCACGGTGGTGGGGGACGAGCACTACCGCTTCCTGTCCTCGGAGACCTCCGTGCTGGGCGCGTCCGTGTACCGGCCGGGCCCGCGCCACTTCGTCACCGGCTCCTTCATCAAGTGCCTGGGCTGCCCGGGGCTGCGCATCGGCTGGACGGTGGGCGACACGGCCATGCTGGCGCGGATGCAGAACGAGAAGAACTACACGACGCACACCGTGAACCCGGTGACGGAGTGGGTGGCGCGCGAGGTGCTGCGGGACTTGAACAGCCCGGCGCTGAGCCGCGCGCGCGAGGACTGGCTGCGCAACCGCGCCACGCTCGCGGCCTTCCTGGAGCGCTCGCGGGGCGTCTACGGCGTGGCGCCGCGCGGCGGGCTCGTCACCTGCATCGGCCTGCGGGAGGCCCGGGACGACGCCGGCGCGGAGGCGCTGCTCAAGGCCTTGTCGGACGCGGGCGTGTTCGTCCTGCCGCTGAGCGCCATGGAGGCGGGGTCGCCGGAGGGCACGCACCCGCTGGCGCGGGGGCACGGCTTCCGGCTGGGGTTGGGCATCTCGCCCGAGCGCTTCCCCGAGGCCCTGGAGGCCATTGAGCGCGCCACGGCGCGCTAACGCGTCAGCGCGGAGAAGGCATGGTCGCGCGCGGCGTACTCCGCGTCGCGCAGCAGCAGCCGGTGCACGCGCCCCTGGAAGGGCGTGGGCACCGCCGGGAAGAGGTGGTGCGTGAGGTGGTACTCGTCATTGCGTGGGAAGAGCAGCCGGTTGAGCCAGCCCCACGCGAAGACGTGGTTGCGGGAGCGGTGGAACTCGTCCGCGGAGGAGATGATGCCCGCGTGGTCCACCGCGTCCGACCAGTAGCGGATGACCTGGTAGGCGACGAAGTAGGGCACGAGGTAGGCGCGCAGGAAGACGTCCCAACCCACGGCGAAGTGCGCCACCGCGAGCAGCCCCCCGATGAAGGCCCACCGCGTCAGCGTCACCCAGGCCGGGTCCTCGCGGTGGAACAGCACCGGGCGGATGAACGCGGGCAGGTGGATGAGCAGCAGGGGCCGCAGCAGGTGCGACTTCACGAAGGGCCGGCCCGGGTCCGCGAAGCCGAAGCGGCGGCGCGGCTGGAAGTCCAGGTCCTTCTGCGCGTCCCCCAGGTGCAGGTGGTGGGTGAAGTGGTCCCGCCGGTACGGGTCCAGCGCCGTCAGGTCGAGCACCGCCAGCAGGTGCCCCAGGTTCCGGTTGTGTCGCTTGCCGCGCACGAGCATGCCGTGACACGCCTCGTGGAGCATGTTGCCCACCGCGCGAAAGCGCGTCGCGATGAGGAAGGCGACCAGGGGGTAGCCGAGCCACGCGGCCCTCGGGGCGTGTGACAGCAGCAGCTCGAAGGCCGCCGCCACGGCCACGGCCAGGCCCAGGTGCAGCGCCAGGTGGGCCAACGCCCCCGGCACCGAGTGCGCGTGGTAGCCGAGCGCGGCGACCTCTCGCGCGTATTCGGCGCGGAGCCTCGCGGCGATGGAGGCCGGGTGTACGCCTCGGACGGGCCGGGCGGCCGAAGACGGCTGGGCGTCGCTGTCCTCCTGGAGCGCGGCGCTCACGGAAAGGCCTTTCGGGGGCGAGGGGGGGCGGACGGGTGAACGCTAGCCGGGCACACCCCTCTGGGCAAGGCGAGGAGGCCCTGAGACGTATCGCGCTGTGTCAGATGTATCGCGTTGTGTCAGGCAGAGGGCGGCCGGGGCGGTGCGGCCAGGGTGGTGGGAAGGCGAACGCCGTCGCGCGCCGCGAACACCAGCTCCTGGGTGGGGAGGGGGATGCAGACGGAGGTGGTGAGCCCCACGTCCGCGAGCAGCTTCGCGTACTCGGACGCTGACAGCAGGTCGCCCTCGTTCGTCATGAAGCGGCGCAGCCCGAAGTAGAGGTGGTCCAGGGGGCCGTCCCGGCGCTCGTTCAGGACGTACTCGGCGATGACGAGGATGCCGTCCGGGCGCAGCGCCCGGGCCACCCGGGCGAAGATGCCGGGGATGTCCTTCGGGCTCAGCACGTTGAGCACCTGGGGGAGGATGATGACGTCGAAGTCCGCGGCGCCGAAGTCCTCGGTGAAGAGGTTCCCTGGCCAGAA
Proteins encoded in this window:
- a CDS encoding endonuclease domain-containing protein, yielding MQPTLDAALLDALDRHARRRAQGIATLSTLVGPPERALRVWTEWLQRRGQSVVLVDGDDVRAVVSAWAAAIARERDLVGDAEAFVARSQPQGQARMLQFRGKTAHQRRVLMEGLTPPQGQSAAWELCRALLESPVSTPSGALPDVVGQAIGRAPLPALQALMAMVPAANTPALRVRSSASDFRALRTAAALCSAAPALTTGCVLSTEVLAEHLRREESHALAMLREGRLDLAEPAPDEDAPEFPEAVVASTAARLRQEGSSAQVVALYESAVRTIASASREANGRARSEAERFLHARLQEHAPTRGLFVLNDTLDLGDGGRALEVDLLCRALHLAVEIDGYFHFRSPDGFRRDRRKDVALQRAGYWVVRFLADDVVTRLEEILETLDTLIATRRGELTGKDASNGKR
- a CDS encoding bifunctional 3-(3-hydroxy-phenyl)propionate/3-hydroxycinnamic acid hydroxylase; protein product: MSADIEEVDVVIAGAGPVGVLTANLLGLQGVRVLVLEREAAPHGQPRAFSCDDEALRIYQAAGLLDALKPDLRQGRHVTFTGVGGQPIARLPLGEVDFGYGYTPVWFFHQPLLEKALREGLGRFAGTELRTGTDVESLEQDGAGVTVCYRTSPSGERRRVRARYLVACDGGRSTVRALLGIPMEGRGEQEPWIAICGTVADEDAHPECHVVCDPVRPGFVGRGPLGRFRWEFRLRLGETGEEMTQPGTIRRLIGPYVNPDRVTVERAQLYRFHSLVARRWQVGRTFLAGDAAHQLPPFMGQGLVSGLRDAANLAWKLAWVIQGRAPEALLDTYAVERRPHVRALLDATARLGAVFTSRSTPMAWVRDTVLRGLQAIPAARRFVEGVQFKPAPSIEEGWLLGGRRSGRRAAEGSYLPQPRVRRASGEERLLDDSLGSGFAVLSRGGSPGTEVARELAESLGARAVTVRSAGVPGVDVDSVEDHTGRLSEWFREHGADVAVVRPDRFVFGAVPLARMPELRAALGVEEA
- a CDS encoding NAD-dependent epimerase/dehydratase family protein, yielding MRVLIPGISGGIARQLALHLHARGHQVAGIDTRPWAEAHAAGIQVYRGDVRKRAAEDVFRRWRPEAVVHMATVTAFTVPGKERGRINLDGTKAVFDHCAAHGVKQVLFVGRHTFYGAAPDSPLYHSEDEPPRALEAIPELADLVAADLYAATALWRLPKMTTAVLRLPYTLGAPGTGTLSSFLKGRRVPLVLGYDPLFHVLQEEDVVTALTLALEKQVRGIFNVAGPPPIPLSVIVRETGRTAVPLPAPLLSLLLGRAGLPRLSVGALDHLRFPIVVDNRRLLDATGFEYRHSVADTLRIYRESAPILPAGA
- a CDS encoding lysophospholipid acyltransferase family protein, which codes for MALTDSLEARVDRLELPFNEFGVDPYGISKSHVKHALRVFGAIYRYYFRVRCYGVEHIPPRGRGMLVGNHSGGVAVDGAMVLTSTMLEMDPPRLAQGMVERFLHNFPVSSLWASRTGQFIGLPEHARRLLEDDRLLMIFPEGARGTAKLYNERYSLVDFGTGFVRLALQTRSPIIPFAFLGGGSAVPTVFNAYTLGKLLGVPYVPLTPYLLPLPLPVQLEIHYGEPLVFHGTGDEEDHVIEGYVEKVKQRIAGLIERGRAQRHSRRLGRNLLP
- a CDS encoding ABC transporter ATP-binding protein, whose protein sequence is MTHQDELAIEVKGLVKRFGDVTAVDGVDLDIRRGECVGLLGPNGAGKTTTVEILEGLQTATSGEVRLLGLRWEKDAAALRERIGMTLQETRLVDQLTVEEMVRLFTSFYPRPLEVEALIGLVQLGEKRHARVGKLSGGQKQRLALALGLAGDPEVLFLDEPTTGLDPQSRRALWDVVAQLKARGCTVVLTTHYMDEAEVLCDRLVIIDRGRVIARGTPRDIITSLGAEQVIELEAAPAPDLERLRPLPAVVAAQRHASRITLRVRELHLALPEVLREISAAGGQLLHLSTRRPTLDDVFIDMTGRSLRESAEEKAA
- a CDS encoding ABC transporter permease, coding for MSALGQLVLMRLRMVMRQPEVVFWTFVFPVVTTLFLGLAFRNDALGPVRVAVADGAGAQALVAKLEGVPELSAEVADEVSARRRLARGQLSLVLLPGAVPEALVDPSQPEGRTARLLVAQALAAPEGTPAPEVMKATPVSEPGNRYVDFLIPGLLGLSLMSSSLWVVAGSLVAMRGGKLLKRLAATPMRRSHFFMSYLLARVGFALAEILFFCAFARWLFSVPMFGSYFTLTLVGLAGAMCFASVGVLVATRARTEEAVGGLVNLVSLPMMFVSGVFFASGNFPSWLQPVIRALPLTAINDSLRAVMLEGAGLASLGPPMLVLAVWTVVPLVLALRWFRWT